Proteins encoded together in one Halalkaliarchaeum sp. AArc-CO window:
- a CDS encoding thiamine ABC transporter substrate-binding protein → MTRNGAGHITDPSTRRRFLATAGAAGASALLAGCSAEQTNGDETPTDPGDGTETEPGATAGSDGPDTLVVGTYDSFVDAPSTSPGAWIKETFESEFDATLVWQTPPNDVNYYIERAEAGVETDADVYVGLNADDLVRIDDAVSEPLFDDPGELTRRDRVRDGLEFDPEGRAVPYDTGYISLVYDSTETEAPETFEGLLEEDHRGELIAQNPGQSTTGRAFLLHTIHRYGDDYLDFWADLQENDVRVLGSWNDAYSAWMGGEAPMVVSYSTDQVFASQEGADLDEHQIRFLDGEGYANPEGMARFTDANAPDLAQEFLAFMLRADVQGEIAQRNVQFPATDDAELPEEYSQYAHEPPTAVTFGYDELAEGLEGWISGWERQFAGN, encoded by the coding sequence GAACAGACGAACGGCGACGAGACGCCGACCGATCCCGGTGACGGCACCGAGACGGAACCGGGTGCGACCGCCGGGTCGGACGGGCCTGACACGCTCGTGGTCGGCACCTACGACTCGTTCGTCGACGCGCCGAGCACGAGCCCCGGAGCGTGGATCAAGGAGACGTTCGAGTCGGAGTTCGACGCGACGCTGGTCTGGCAGACGCCGCCGAACGACGTGAACTACTACATCGAACGGGCCGAGGCCGGCGTAGAGACGGACGCGGACGTTTACGTCGGGCTGAACGCCGACGATCTGGTCCGGATCGACGACGCGGTCTCGGAGCCGCTGTTCGACGATCCGGGCGAACTCACCCGGCGCGATCGGGTCCGCGACGGGCTGGAGTTCGACCCCGAGGGGCGGGCGGTCCCGTACGACACCGGCTACATCAGCCTGGTGTACGACTCCACGGAGACAGAGGCTCCGGAGACGTTCGAGGGCCTGCTCGAAGAGGACCACCGCGGCGAGTTGATCGCCCAGAACCCGGGCCAGTCGACGACCGGACGGGCGTTCCTGTTGCATACGATCCACCGCTACGGCGACGACTACCTCGACTTCTGGGCGGACCTCCAGGAGAACGACGTCCGGGTGCTCGGTTCGTGGAACGACGCGTACTCGGCGTGGATGGGCGGGGAAGCGCCGATGGTAGTTTCCTACTCCACCGACCAGGTGTTCGCCAGCCAGGAGGGGGCCGACCTCGATGAACACCAGATCAGGTTCCTCGACGGCGAGGGGTACGCCAACCCCGAGGGGATGGCCCGCTTTACCGACGCCAACGCCCCCGACCTCGCCCAGGAGTTCCTCGCGTTCATGCTTCGGGCCGACGTCCAGGGGGAGATCGCCCAGCGGAACGTCCAGTTCCCGGCGACCGACGACGCCGAGCTTCCCGAAGAGTACTCCCAGTACGCTCACGAACCCCCGACGGCGGTGACGTTCGGCTACGACGAACTCGCCGAGGGGCTCGAGGGGTGGATCTCCGGGTGGGAGCGTCAGTTCGCGGGCAACTGA